From Verrucomicrobiota bacterium:
AAAAGAATGCTGCGCCCATATCCAAAATACCAATCCGGGCATATTCAAGAAATGGACCATAGACTAATAATAAATAAACGGAGAGTGCACTCAGCCACCTTACATTTGGGCAATAAATTTTTACCCAGAACGGAAGTATAATGAAAAGGGCTAAACAAAAAAAACCATTCACCCAGCGAACCGCCAACTCCTTATCTGTTTGGCCCAGATAGAATAATGCGTTCAACCAATATTGCAGAGGAGGCTTATTAAAATTAGCTTCATGATTCATGTGCACAGCCCCCCAATCTCCAGTAGTCAAAAAAGACGTGGAACGCTCAGCAGACTTAAGCTCATCAAAATATCCAAGAGGCGCTTCCCCTAGGTTTTGGAAGATAAACACTCCCGCTAAAACACACAGAAAAACAATAAACTGCTTCTCCTGCCATACAGAAAGGGACTTATCCTTAAAATTCATCTATGGAAGAACTCTAGCGTTTATGGCCAATCAGATAAAATTGATCGAGCTGCGCTAAAGCCTTTATAAAAAGATTTTTCGAATGTCGTCGCTTTAGATATATGTCTGAACATGTCAGACATACCAATACCTAGAAACTAAGCGGCTGCTTTTTTTACGGCTTTTCTTCTTGCTTGTTGTGAACGAACATTTCCATAACTTCCGTTCTTCGTTTTTCCTCTTCTGGTTCGCTTATCTCCTTTACCCATGATTCTGATTCTCCATTAAATTTAAGGACGAAGATTGAAACAACTCTAAACGGCTATGTCAACAGCAACCAACCGCTATTCA
This genomic window contains:
- a CDS encoding 30S ribosomal protein THX gives rise to the protein MGKGDKRTRRGKTKNGSYGNVRSQQARRKAVKKAAA